A region from the Corticium candelabrum chromosome 14, ooCorCand1.1, whole genome shotgun sequence genome encodes:
- the LOC134190209 gene encoding uncharacterized protein LOC134190209, translating into MVASHQRDWYDHLFAAQFAHNTAYHETMGDTPYRIVFKDFPRTMLHVAADLVYSESTDEHQLPTVYADQEQEKVAEMYANVESRSKQMKEARHQQYQKKVQNFRKYKIGDLVWITATSRRVKKSRSLSPRWTGSYTIIQPLSDVVYLLQRCRGKKVISVHHDRMKPYKSRPVHLTSNERSEVICQPIGNLLDEIKGPRNGDVVQETLTNRRMAAMTIWTNWRMITKTVWVKTIMVMMQFESNVPSAIDAAHSDTEIT; encoded by the coding sequence ATGGTTGCGTCACATCAACGAGATTGGTATGACCATCTCTTTGCAGCACAATTTGCTCACAATACAGCATACCACGAAACCATGGGAGATACACCTTATAGAATCGTTTTCAAAGATTTCCCAAGAACTATGTTACACGTAGCAGCGGATCTGGTATATTCTGAGTCAACAGATGAACATCAACTACCTACCGTGTATGCTGACCAAGAACAGGAGAAAGTTGCAGAAATGTACGCTAATGTCGAAAGTAGATCCAAGCAGATGAAGGAAGCTAGACATCAACAATATCAAAAAAAAGTTCAAAATTTTCGTAAGTATAAGATCGGTGATCTGGTATGGATAACAGCAACGTCTCGACGGGTGAAGAAGTCTCGATCACTGTCTCCCAGGTGGACAGGTTCCTATACAATAATTCAACCTTTGTCGGATGTCGTCTATTTGTTGCAAAGATGTCGCGGAAAGAAAGTTATTTCTGTTCATCACGATCGAATGAAACCATACAAGTCAAGGCCCGTACATCTCACATCGAATGAACGATCGGAAGTGATATGTCAACCGATTGGTAATCTCCTGGACGAGATAAAGGGTCCAAGGAATGGGGATGTTGTTCAGGAGACGTTGACCAACCGGAGAATGGCAGCGATGACGATATGGACCAACTGGAGAATGATAACGAAGACAGTATGGGTGAAGACCATAATGGTGATGATGCAGTTCGAATCCAACGTCCCGTCCGCAATCGACGCCGCCCACAGCGACACGGAGATTACCTAA